In one Myxococcota bacterium genomic region, the following are encoded:
- a CDS encoding GDSL-type esterase/lipase family protein has protein sequence MRTAARALLVLAGLAVGLAIVELGVRVLDARRETADLRALHVLRPDAGWLYELRANAVAQPAGGPRYATNSLGFRDRERALAKPPGAFRVVAIGDSVTFGFGVELEEAWPSRLEERLRAVRPDAEVLDLGIGGYNPYTESELLRGRGLAFAPDVVLVQFCVNDLADPTIHFDHHARTRLGALPDAAFPDPSQRTHAARGLSLLERACLASRACSRAYDAWLARAQATLDEPTRRAGARPADAADGPAWDWLAARYREMARASRASGARFALVLFPHFEQLAGAPGSAPDPLQQRLVRLARDEGIAAVDLLEPFRRASRAGRPPMLDYFHPDARGHAIAAQVVAEELGRAGILPSGGAPAAGAPAPAAASAKGEPR, from the coding sequence GTGCGCACCGCGGCGCGCGCGCTGCTCGTGCTCGCCGGCCTCGCGGTCGGGCTCGCGATCGTCGAGCTCGGCGTGCGCGTGCTCGACGCGCGGCGCGAGACGGCCGACCTGCGCGCGCTCCACGTCCTGCGCCCGGACGCGGGCTGGCTGTACGAGCTGCGCGCGAACGCGGTCGCGCAGCCCGCGGGCGGGCCTCGTTATGCGACGAACTCGCTCGGCTTCCGCGATCGCGAACGCGCGCTCGCGAAGCCGCCCGGCGCGTTCCGCGTCGTCGCGATCGGCGACTCGGTGACGTTCGGCTTCGGCGTCGAGCTCGAGGAGGCCTGGCCGAGCCGGCTCGAGGAGCGGCTGCGCGCGGTGCGACCGGACGCCGAGGTGCTCGACCTCGGCATCGGCGGCTACAACCCGTACACCGAGTCCGAGCTCCTGCGCGGGCGCGGGCTCGCGTTCGCGCCCGACGTCGTGCTCGTGCAGTTCTGCGTGAACGACCTCGCCGACCCGACCATCCACTTCGACCACCACGCGCGCACGCGGCTCGGCGCGCTCCCGGACGCGGCCTTCCCCGACCCTTCCCAGCGCACGCACGCGGCGCGCGGCCTGTCGCTGCTCGAGCGGGCGTGCCTCGCGTCGCGCGCGTGCTCACGCGCCTACGACGCGTGGCTCGCGCGCGCGCAGGCGACGCTCGACGAGCCGACGCGGCGCGCCGGCGCGCGTCCGGCCGACGCCGCCGACGGCCCGGCGTGGGACTGGCTCGCGGCGCGCTACCGCGAGATGGCGCGCGCCTCGCGCGCGTCGGGCGCGCGCTTCGCGCTCGTGCTGTTCCCGCACTTCGAGCAGCTCGCGGGCGCGCCCGGCAGTGCGCCCGACCCGCTGCAGCAGCGGCTCGTGCGGCTCGCGCGCGACGAAGGCATCGCGGCGGTCGACCTGCTCGAGCCGTTCCGGCGCGCCTCGCGTGCGGGCCGCCCGCCCATGCTCGACTACTTCCACCCCGACGCGCGCGGCCACGCAATCGCCGCGCAGGTCGTCGCGGAGGAGCTCGGACGCGCGGGCATCCTGCCTTCGGGCGGTGCGCCGGCCGCGGGCGCGCCGGCGCCGGCAGCGGCGAGCGCGAAGGGCGAGCCTCGTTGA
- a CDS encoding fused MFS/spermidine synthase, translating to MPVSSPAPRRALLLLFFGSGASGLVYQVLWMRALSLTMSVSVYAATTVLCAFMAGLALGAMLAGRVADRLTRPFLAFGLAEMGVGVTGFFALRLLFGLAPAEVWIHDAFGGGGIAMTAARFVVAFAVLVVPCTLMGATLPLLSRAIVDDDGAIGRGTGSLYAINTFGAVAGCVASGFALIPSLGLSATNTVAACLNVTVGAIAVALGRRAVRAPEVAARADAAAPLSRGALAVAAGFGVSGFTALGYEVLWTRALEQFTHNSTYAYTSMLATFLAGIALGSAVASRIADRVRRPTAVLGWLWIAVAATVLASLLLYTHLLHWMPAIAGAIGGLGSWWRVIVLIFAVTTLTLLGTTLLFGATFPFVTRAIVESEAVVGRRVAQAYTLNTVGSIFGAVAIGFVLLPWIGMAGTFTALLLVNLALGAAFVLPAASPNARALAAGALGALALGAFAMIPGDLFKSIFAERYGKLLMYKEQVTDIVMVTEDRLGTRLIRYGDGRGTAGTSTVFEDRSYAHVAMVPHAAPREVLSICFGVGNSLSSLTQYPVERIDAVELSPGVVDAAPHFASTNRDVLADPRVHLTIQDGRNFLLTTDRRFDVIRLDPPELHTAGVVNLYTREFFELARDHLAEGGIFSIWLNVSYTPEESLRMVMRTAAEVFPHVQVWHGPLFYGWVINGSVEPNPPDLRRVRAAFANPKVRADLDSIHVRTPWDFLALFVMEDAAVRAFAGDAPVITDDRTRLDFDVPRARESAYGVSNHITGSYLQEFTRSHEAARELLQRYCRYKEPVLPHLRGLAELGVTPADAQARLDRALAKGPCARLLARAPVRASVGAPVGGPRAAAD from the coding sequence GTGCCTGTCTCCTCCCCGGCGCCGCGTCGCGCACTGCTGCTGCTCTTCTTCGGCTCCGGCGCCTCGGGCCTGGTCTACCAGGTGCTGTGGATGCGGGCGCTGTCGCTCACGATGTCGGTCAGCGTCTACGCCGCGACCACCGTGCTGTGCGCGTTCATGGCCGGGCTCGCCCTCGGCGCGATGCTCGCCGGCCGCGTCGCCGACCGCCTGACGCGGCCCTTCCTCGCCTTCGGCCTCGCCGAGATGGGCGTCGGCGTGACGGGCTTCTTCGCGCTGCGGCTGCTCTTCGGGCTCGCGCCGGCGGAGGTCTGGATCCACGACGCGTTCGGCGGCGGCGGCATCGCCATGACCGCGGCGCGCTTCGTCGTGGCGTTCGCCGTGCTCGTCGTTCCCTGCACGCTGATGGGCGCGACGCTGCCCCTGCTCTCGCGCGCGATCGTCGACGACGACGGCGCGATCGGGCGCGGCACGGGCTCGCTCTACGCGATCAACACGTTCGGCGCGGTCGCGGGCTGCGTCGCGTCGGGCTTCGCGCTGATCCCGAGCCTCGGGCTCTCGGCGACGAACACGGTCGCCGCGTGCCTCAACGTGACGGTGGGCGCGATCGCCGTCGCGCTCGGCCGGCGCGCCGTGCGCGCGCCCGAGGTGGCTGCGCGGGCGGACGCCGCGGCGCCGCTCTCGCGCGGGGCGCTCGCGGTCGCGGCGGGCTTCGGCGTGTCGGGGTTCACCGCGCTCGGCTACGAGGTGCTGTGGACGCGCGCGCTCGAGCAGTTCACGCACAACTCGACCTACGCCTACACGTCCATGCTCGCGACGTTCCTCGCGGGCATCGCGCTCGGCAGCGCCGTCGCCTCGCGCATCGCCGACCGCGTGCGCCGGCCGACGGCGGTGCTCGGGTGGCTGTGGATCGCGGTCGCCGCGACGGTGCTCGCCTCGCTGCTGCTCTACACGCACCTGCTCCACTGGATGCCCGCGATCGCCGGCGCGATCGGCGGGCTCGGCTCGTGGTGGCGCGTGATCGTGCTGATCTTCGCAGTCACGACGCTCACGCTGCTCGGCACGACGCTGCTCTTCGGCGCGACCTTCCCGTTCGTGACGCGCGCGATCGTCGAGTCCGAGGCCGTCGTCGGCCGCCGCGTCGCGCAGGCCTACACGCTCAACACGGTGGGCTCGATCTTCGGCGCGGTCGCGATCGGCTTCGTGCTGCTGCCGTGGATCGGCATGGCGGGCACGTTCACGGCGCTGCTCCTCGTGAACCTCGCGCTCGGCGCGGCCTTCGTGCTGCCCGCGGCGTCGCCGAACGCGCGCGCGCTCGCGGCCGGCGCGCTCGGCGCGCTCGCGCTCGGCGCCTTCGCGATGATCCCGGGCGACCTCTTCAAGTCCATCTTCGCCGAGCGCTACGGGAAGCTCCTCATGTACAAGGAGCAGGTCACGGACATCGTGATGGTGACCGAGGACCGGCTCGGCACGCGCCTCATCCGGTACGGCGACGGGCGCGGCACGGCGGGCACGTCGACCGTCTTCGAGGACCGCTCGTACGCGCACGTCGCGATGGTTCCGCACGCGGCGCCGCGCGAGGTGCTGAGCATCTGCTTCGGCGTCGGGAACTCGCTGTCGTCGCTCACGCAGTATCCGGTCGAGCGCATCGACGCGGTCGAGCTCTCGCCGGGCGTCGTCGACGCGGCGCCGCACTTCGCGTCGACGAACCGCGACGTGCTCGCGGACCCGCGCGTGCACCTGACGATCCAGGACGGGCGCAACTTCCTGCTCACGACCGATCGGCGCTTCGACGTCATCCGCCTCGACCCGCCCGAGCTGCACACCGCCGGCGTCGTGAACCTCTACACGCGCGAGTTCTTCGAGCTCGCTCGCGATCACCTGGCCGAGGGCGGCATCTTCAGCATCTGGCTCAACGTCTCCTACACGCCCGAGGAGTCGCTGCGGATGGTGATGCGAACGGCGGCCGAGGTGTTCCCGCACGTGCAGGTCTGGCACGGCCCGCTCTTCTACGGCTGGGTGATCAACGGGAGCGTCGAGCCGAACCCGCCCGACCTGCGCCGCGTGCGCGCGGCGTTCGCGAACCCGAAGGTGCGCGCCGACCTCGATTCGATCCACGTGCGCACGCCGTGGGACTTCCTCGCGCTCTTCGTGATGGAGGACGCGGCGGTGCGCGCGTTCGCGGGCGACGCGCCCGTCATCACCGACGACCGCACGCGGCTCGACTTCGACGTGCCGCGCGCGCGCGAGTCGGCCTACGGCGTGTCGAACCACATCACGGGGTCGTACCTGCAGGAGTTCACGCGCTCGCACGAGGCCGCGCGCGAGCTGCTCCAGCGCTACTGCCGCTACAAGGAGCCCGTGCTGCCGCACCTGCGCGGGCTCGCCGAGCTCGGCGTCACGCCGGCGGACGCGCAGGCGCGCCTCGATCGCGCGCTCGCGAAGGGGCCGTGCGCGCGTCTGCTCGCGCGCGCGCCCGTGCGTGCGTCGGTGGGCGCGCCGGTGGGCGGGCCGCGCGCGGCCGCCGACTAG
- a CDS encoding RimK/LysX family protein encodes MSQKDRIGWIEEVALPEWGIPRLRAKVDTGARTSALHVARIRPLARGRVAFEVVVGRGSARAPVPVVARVTRRARVRSSNGAYETRYFVATTLALGAVERAIELSLVDRSSMTHRMLLGRTAIAGDFVVDVSRRFLLGRRGARTARATRGPR; translated from the coding sequence TTGTCGCAGAAAGACAGGATCGGCTGGATCGAGGAGGTCGCGCTCCCGGAGTGGGGCATTCCCCGGCTGCGCGCGAAGGTCGACACCGGCGCGCGCACGAGCGCGCTCCACGTCGCCCGCATCCGCCCGCTCGCGCGCGGGCGCGTCGCCTTCGAGGTCGTCGTCGGGCGCGGCTCCGCCCGCGCGCCGGTTCCCGTCGTCGCCCGCGTCACGCGGCGCGCGCGCGTGCGCTCGAGCAACGGCGCCTACGAGACCCGCTACTTCGTCGCGACGACGCTCGCGCTCGGCGCCGTCGAGCGCGCGATCGAGCTGAGCCTCGTCGACCGCAGCTCCATGACGCACCGCATGCTGCTCGGTCGCACCGCGATCGCGGGCGACTTCGTCGTCGACGTGAGCCGGCGCTTCCTGCTCGGCCGCCGCGGTGCGCGCACCGCGCGCGCGACGCGCGGCCCGCGCTAG
- a CDS encoding SDR family oxidoreductase, which produces MASEFPNDSWALILGGSSGFGLATAMRLAEAGMNVAIVHRDRRGAMARIEPEFEKIRGLGVEVRTWNVDATSPERREEVVADLRGALGANGRVRVLLHSIAFGNLKLIAPEKAEPRSAAAALARKLGVDPEKVVAAADEIFAEGAEDGLHTLTSAPTYPEKSYLDEEDFGRTILSMGTSLLGWVQGVFHAGLFADDARVFGLTSEGNEVAWKGYAAVSAAKVSLEALARSIAVEFGPYGVRCNVVQAGVTETPALAAIPGSDHLKAQARLRNPLGRLTTPRDVAGVIHLLSLPAAGWINGEVIRVDGGEHISGATR; this is translated from the coding sequence GTGGCGAGTGAGTTCCCCAACGATTCGTGGGCGCTGATCCTCGGCGGCTCGAGCGGCTTCGGGCTGGCGACCGCGATGCGGCTCGCCGAAGCCGGCATGAACGTCGCGATCGTGCACCGCGACCGGCGCGGCGCGATGGCCCGCATCGAGCCCGAGTTCGAGAAGATCCGCGGCCTCGGCGTCGAGGTCCGGACCTGGAACGTCGACGCCACGAGCCCCGAGCGCCGCGAGGAGGTCGTCGCCGACCTCCGCGGTGCGCTCGGCGCGAACGGCCGGGTGCGCGTCCTCCTCCACTCGATCGCGTTCGGGAACCTGAAGCTCATCGCGCCCGAGAAGGCCGAGCCGCGCAGCGCGGCGGCGGCGCTCGCGCGCAAGCTCGGCGTCGACCCGGAGAAGGTCGTCGCGGCGGCCGACGAGATCTTCGCCGAGGGCGCGGAGGACGGGCTCCACACGCTGACCTCGGCCCCGACCTACCCCGAGAAGTCCTACCTCGACGAGGAGGACTTCGGCCGAACGATCCTCTCGATGGGCACGAGCCTGCTCGGCTGGGTGCAGGGCGTCTTCCACGCCGGGCTGTTCGCGGACGACGCGCGCGTCTTCGGCCTCACGAGCGAGGGCAACGAGGTCGCGTGGAAGGGCTATGCGGCGGTGTCCGCCGCCAAGGTCTCGCTCGAGGCGCTGGCGCGCTCGATCGCGGTCGAGTTCGGGCCCTACGGCGTGCGCTGCAACGTGGTGCAGGCCGGCGTCACCGAGACGCCCGCGCTCGCCGCCATCCCCGGCAGCGACCACCTGAAGGCGCAGGCGCGGCTCCGCAACCCGCTCGGCCGGCTCACGACGCCGCGCGACGTCGCGGGCGTCATCCACCTGCTCTCGCTGCCGGCCGCCGGCTGGATCAACGGCGAGGTGATCCGCGTCGACGGCGGCGAACACATCTCGGGGGCCACGCGGTGA
- a CDS encoding 3-oxoacyl-[acyl-carrier-protein] synthase III C-terminal domain-containing protein yields MTLHLHGLGHFHPTNEITNRFLEDLDIGTNDEWIMERVGIRSRRTTLPLDYIQATKNVDPRAGLEAATVTNPQMAARAARMAIERAGIDASQIGMVVSGCSAPDSASPCEAAYIARELGLEVPVFDVNSACTSLFAQLYVLSLMRDDALPPFVLVCAPEALSRTVDYRDRSAAVLWGDAAAAAVVSLREPGRARILGNRLRSSPEGAPFVVVPRLGHFAQEGRKVQMFAIRKTCDVFEELRAEFEDADRALHFVGHQANLRMLENVCRRCEVADDRHHFNVDWYGNTGAASAATVVSMRWEKWTERDDVGVVGVGSGLTWSGYLLRFGAAAGGGA; encoded by the coding sequence GTGACGCTGCACCTGCACGGCCTCGGGCACTTCCACCCGACGAACGAGATCACGAACCGCTTCCTCGAGGATCTCGACATCGGGACGAACGACGAGTGGATCATGGAGCGCGTCGGCATCCGCTCGCGCCGCACGACGCTCCCGCTCGACTACATCCAGGCCACGAAGAACGTCGACCCGCGCGCGGGGCTCGAGGCGGCGACCGTCACGAACCCGCAGATGGCCGCGCGCGCCGCGCGCATGGCGATCGAGCGCGCGGGCATCGACGCGAGCCAGATCGGCATGGTCGTGTCCGGCTGCTCGGCGCCCGACAGCGCGTCGCCGTGCGAGGCCGCGTACATCGCGCGCGAGCTCGGGCTCGAGGTGCCCGTCTTCGACGTGAACAGCGCCTGCACGAGCCTGTTCGCGCAGCTCTACGTGCTCTCGCTGATGCGCGACGACGCGCTCCCGCCCTTCGTGCTGGTGTGCGCGCCCGAGGCGCTCTCGCGCACCGTCGACTACCGCGACCGCTCGGCCGCCGTGCTGTGGGGCGACGCCGCGGCCGCCGCCGTCGTCTCGCTGCGCGAGCCCGGCCGCGCGCGCATCCTCGGCAACCGCCTGCGCTCGAGCCCGGAGGGCGCGCCCTTCGTCGTCGTGCCGCGCCTCGGTCACTTCGCGCAGGAGGGCCGCAAGGTCCAGATGTTCGCCATCCGCAAGACGTGCGACGTCTTCGAGGAGCTGCGCGCGGAGTTCGAGGACGCCGACCGGGCGCTCCACTTCGTGGGCCACCAGGCGAACCTGCGCATGCTCGAGAACGTGTGCCGGCGCTGCGAGGTCGCGGACGACCGCCACCACTTCAACGTCGACTGGTACGGCAACACGGGCGCGGCGAGCGCGGCGACCGTCGTCTCGATGCGCTGGGAGAAGTGGACGGAGCGCGACGACGTCGGCGTCGTCGGCGTCGGGTCCGGGCTCACGTGGTCGGGCTACCTGCTGCGCTTCGGCGCGGCGGCGGGCGGAGGCGCCTAG
- the fabA gene encoding bifunctional 3-hydroxydecanoyl-ACP dehydratase/trans-2-decenoyl-ACP isomerase — translation MPLTYEEFKARDHFTKEEILAFTYGRLVKDAPDGFVTRLPTPPMLMVDRVVEISARGARGKIVAEQDVLLDAWYFQCHFNADPVQPGCLGVDAVWQMLGFYCVWRGGLGAGRALGCKEVDFFGQIRPHDAVVTYDIDVRRFSDMPDKGASLVLGNARVLVDGEEIYTVNDARVGLFRGIQYPDYPLESENARGGRIER, via the coding sequence GTGCCGCTCACGTACGAGGAGTTCAAGGCGCGCGATCACTTCACGAAGGAGGAGATCCTCGCCTTCACGTACGGGCGGCTCGTGAAGGACGCGCCCGACGGGTTCGTGACGCGCCTGCCGACGCCGCCGATGCTGATGGTCGACCGCGTCGTCGAGATCTCCGCGCGCGGCGCGCGCGGGAAGATCGTGGCCGAGCAGGACGTGCTGCTCGACGCCTGGTACTTCCAGTGCCACTTCAACGCCGACCCGGTGCAGCCCGGCTGCCTCGGCGTCGACGCGGTGTGGCAGATGCTCGGCTTCTACTGCGTGTGGCGCGGCGGGCTCGGCGCCGGCCGCGCGCTCGGCTGCAAGGAGGTCGACTTCTTCGGCCAGATCCGGCCGCACGACGCGGTCGTCACCTACGACATCGACGTGCGCCGCTTCAGCGACATGCCCGACAAGGGCGCCTCGCTCGTGCTCGGCAACGCGCGCGTGCTCGTCGACGGCGAGGAGATCTACACGGTGAACGACGCGCGCGTCGGGCTCTTCCGCGGCATCCAGTACCCGGACTACCCGCTCGAGTCGGAGAACGCGCGAGGAGGGCGGATCGAGCGATGA
- a CDS encoding 3-oxoacyl-ACP reductase family protein, with translation MSEASERPVALVTGGGTGIGSACCRALAAEGFRVAVHYRSSAESALKLASELAGAFTVQGDIADPAAVDGIVAQLKDEAGRVDVLVNNAGYNVNAPVLTMKLDDYDAVASLARGTWYLTKLVLRRFMLRAGTGRVINVSSVVGHTGNAGQIPYTMVKAGLDAFTKSLAQELAGREILVNSVAPGFIDTEMTEELPADVKDSILGRIPQGRMGRADEVADVVAFLATRGSYVNGTVLHVNGGMYGG, from the coding sequence ATGAGCGAGGCTTCCGAGCGTCCCGTGGCCCTCGTGACCGGCGGCGGAACCGGCATCGGCTCCGCGTGCTGCCGCGCGCTCGCGGCCGAGGGCTTCCGCGTCGCCGTGCACTACCGCTCGAGCGCGGAGAGCGCGCTGAAGCTCGCGTCCGAGCTCGCGGGCGCGTTCACCGTGCAGGGCGACATCGCCGACCCGGCCGCGGTCGACGGCATCGTCGCGCAGCTGAAGGACGAGGCGGGCCGCGTCGACGTGCTCGTCAACAACGCGGGCTACAACGTGAACGCGCCCGTGCTCACGATGAAGCTCGACGACTACGACGCCGTGGCGTCGCTCGCGCGCGGCACGTGGTACCTCACGAAGCTCGTGCTGCGCCGCTTCATGCTGCGCGCGGGCACGGGGCGCGTCATCAACGTGTCGAGCGTCGTCGGCCACACCGGCAACGCGGGCCAGATCCCGTACACGATGGTGAAGGCGGGCCTCGACGCGTTCACGAAGTCGCTCGCCCAGGAGCTCGCCGGGCGCGAGATCCTCGTGAACTCCGTGGCGCCCGGGTTCATCGATACGGAGATGACGGAAGAGCTGCCGGCCGACGTGAAGGACTCGATCCTCGGGCGCATCCCGCAGGGCCGCATGGGCCGCGCCGACGAGGTCGCCGACGTCGTCGCCTTCCTCGCGACGCGCGGCTCGTACGTGAACGGCACGGTCCTGCACGTGAACGGAGGCATGTACGGTGGCTGA
- a CDS encoding 3-hydroxyacyl-ACP dehydratase FabZ family protein yields MADPVPFTAAETLARVPQQEPFRFIDEIVELDADHIVARYTFRPDADFYRGHFPGNPITPGVLLTEAMAQAGIVALGIYLMSCEAGGREALEKTLTIFTDAAVDFTGQVLPGQRVTTVGRKQFWRRRKLRSQVEMTLDDGTVVASGTVSGMGVQG; encoded by the coding sequence GTGGCTGATCCCGTCCCGTTCACGGCCGCCGAGACGCTCGCGCGCGTGCCGCAGCAGGAGCCGTTCCGCTTCATCGACGAGATCGTCGAGCTCGACGCCGACCACATCGTCGCGCGCTACACGTTCCGCCCCGACGCCGACTTCTACCGCGGTCACTTCCCGGGCAACCCGATCACGCCCGGCGTCCTCCTCACCGAGGCGATGGCGCAGGCCGGCATCGTGGCGCTCGGCATCTACCTCATGTCGTGCGAAGCGGGCGGCCGCGAGGCGCTCGAGAAGACGCTCACGATCTTCACCGACGCGGCGGTCGACTTCACCGGCCAGGTGCTCCCCGGCCAGCGCGTCACGACCGTCGGCCGCAAGCAGTTCTGGCGCCGCCGCAAGCTGCGCTCGCAGGTCGAGATGACGCTCGACGACGGCACCGTCGTGGCGTCGGGAACCGTCTCCGGGATGGGGGTGCAGGGATGA
- a CDS encoding beta-ketoacyl-[acyl-carrier-protein] synthase family protein has translation MSDARVVVTGIGVVAPNANGKDAFARALREGRSGLAYQAAMEEHGFACRVAGVPQGVDALAEATFDPDELLAMNMSHRYASLAAVEAWLDAGLARPARDDDRVDWDTGAILGTGIGGMDTTAERVVPFTNAGKIRRLGSTAVEQVMASGISARVSGQLALGNQVTTNSSACSTGTEAIAMGAERIRRGQAVRMLCGGAEAASPYIWAGFDAMRVLCRDFNDAPEKASRPMSASAGGFIPGSGAGVVMLESLASARARGARVYAEVLGSAINCGGHRGGGSMTAPNPESVVRCVQGALADARVEPGEVDLISGHLTATGADPREVASWAKALGRSASDFPTLVATKSLIGHALGAAGAIESVAALLMLDGGFAHPSINCEDVHPEIAAFDGAIPHALRELPELRTVVKAGFGFGDVNACLVLRKWTGE, from the coding sequence ATGAGCGACGCGCGCGTCGTCGTGACGGGCATCGGCGTCGTGGCGCCGAACGCGAACGGCAAGGACGCGTTCGCGCGGGCGCTGCGCGAAGGGCGCTCGGGCCTCGCCTACCAGGCGGCGATGGAGGAGCACGGCTTCGCGTGCCGCGTCGCCGGCGTGCCGCAGGGCGTCGACGCGCTCGCCGAGGCGACGTTCGACCCCGACGAGCTGCTCGCGATGAACATGAGCCATCGCTATGCGAGCCTCGCGGCCGTCGAGGCGTGGCTCGACGCCGGCCTCGCGCGCCCGGCGCGCGACGACGACCGCGTCGACTGGGACACGGGCGCCATCCTCGGCACGGGCATCGGCGGCATGGACACGACCGCCGAGCGCGTCGTGCCGTTCACGAACGCCGGCAAGATCCGGCGGCTCGGCTCGACCGCCGTCGAGCAGGTGATGGCGAGCGGCATCTCGGCGCGCGTCTCGGGCCAGCTCGCGCTCGGCAACCAGGTGACGACGAACTCGAGCGCGTGCAGCACGGGCACCGAGGCCATCGCGATGGGCGCCGAGCGCATCCGCCGCGGCCAGGCCGTGCGCATGCTCTGCGGCGGCGCCGAGGCGGCGAGCCCGTACATCTGGGCCGGCTTCGACGCGATGCGCGTGCTGTGCCGCGACTTCAACGACGCGCCCGAGAAGGCGTCGCGGCCGATGTCGGCCTCGGCCGGCGGCTTCATCCCCGGCTCGGGCGCGGGCGTCGTGATGCTCGAGAGCCTCGCGTCCGCGCGCGCGCGCGGCGCGCGCGTCTACGCCGAGGTGCTCGGCTCCGCGATCAACTGCGGCGGCCACCGCGGCGGCGGAAGCATGACCGCGCCGAACCCCGAGAGCGTCGTGCGCTGCGTGCAGGGCGCGCTCGCCGACGCGCGCGTCGAGCCTGGCGAAGTCGACCTGATCAGCGGCCATCTCACCGCGACCGGCGCCGACCCGCGCGAGGTCGCGTCCTGGGCGAAGGCGCTCGGCCGCTCCGCCTCGGACTTCCCGACGCTCGTCGCGACGAAGTCGCTGATCGGCCACGCGCTCGGCGCGGCCGGCGCGATCGAGTCCGTCGCGGCGCTGCTCATGCTCGACGGCGGCTTCGCGCACCCGTCGATCAACTGCGAGGACGTGCACCCGGAGATCGCCGCCTTCGACGGCGCCATCCCGCACGCGCTCCGCGAGCTGCCCGAGCTGCGCACGGTCGTGAAGGCCGGCTTCGGCTTCGGCGACGTCAACGCCTGCCTCGTCCTCCGGAAGTGGACGGGCGAGTAG
- a CDS encoding acyl carrier protein, translated as MDQAEVMQRVVKILTPWAKNEEALANAGMDTSILDDLKVNSARLVDVVIAFEDEFDIEIADEDVDSVNTVGDAVTLITSKL; from the coding sequence ATGGATCAGGCCGAGGTCATGCAGCGCGTCGTGAAGATCCTGACGCCGTGGGCCAAGAACGAGGAGGCGCTCGCGAACGCGGGCATGGACACGAGCATCCTCGACGACCTCAAGGTCAACTCGGCGCGCCTCGTCGACGTCGTGATCGCCTTCGAGGACGAGTTCGACATCGAGATCGCGGACGAGGACGTCGACTCGGTGAACACGGTCGGCGACGCCGTCACGCTCATCACGTCGAAGCTCTAG
- a CDS encoding lysophospholipid acyltransferase family protein has protein sequence MRRRHAVQRALVAAIAPLWIPLAIVYFRFVRGYRIRDLARVRADYARLRAESRRPLLVCANHLTLIDSFIVGWALRSPWGYLRDFDSFPWNTPERTNFAGTRLHSVLVYLAKCIPITRGGRREDTGAVLDRVAYLLERGEVALLFPEGGRSRTGRVEVDAGGAWGVGRVVGATADCRVLCVYLRGDAQATWSAFPAKGDVFSIALACIEPKSDERGARRSRDLAGQIVAKLAAMEREYLDDRQ, from the coding sequence ATGCGCCGCCGGCACGCCGTGCAACGCGCGCTCGTGGCGGCGATCGCGCCGCTGTGGATCCCGCTCGCGATCGTCTACTTCCGCTTCGTCCGCGGCTACCGCATCCGCGACCTCGCGCGCGTGCGCGCCGACTACGCGCGCCTGCGCGCCGAGAGCCGGCGTCCGCTCCTCGTCTGCGCGAACCACCTGACGCTGATCGACTCGTTCATCGTCGGGTGGGCGCTGCGCAGCCCGTGGGGCTATCTGCGCGACTTCGACTCGTTCCCCTGGAACACGCCCGAGCGCACGAACTTCGCCGGCACGCGCCTCCACTCGGTGCTCGTCTACCTCGCGAAGTGCATCCCGATCACGCGCGGCGGGCGGCGCGAGGACACGGGCGCGGTGCTCGACCGCGTCGCGTACCTGCTCGAGCGCGGCGAGGTGGCGCTGCTCTTCCCGGAAGGCGGGCGGAGCCGCACGGGTCGCGTCGAGGTCGACGCCGGCGGCGCGTGGGGCGTCGGGCGCGTGGTCGGCGCGACGGCGGACTGCCGCGTCCTCTGCGTCTACCTGCGCGGCGACGCGCAGGCGACGTGGAGCGCGTTCCCGGCGAAGGGCGACGTGTTCTCGATCGCGCTCGCGTGCATCGAGCCGAAGTCGGACGAGCGCGGCGCGCGCCGCTCGCGCGACCTCGCCGGGCAGATCGTCGCGAAGCTCGCGGCGATGGAGCGGGAGTACCTCGATGATCGGCAATGA